One window of the Puntigrus tetrazona isolate hp1 chromosome 13, ASM1883169v1, whole genome shotgun sequence genome contains the following:
- the LOC122356758 gene encoding uncharacterized protein LOC122356758, whose protein sequence is MRLWETMFPVPAQAGLSASGAVSRERVKSRGILRSSSGKASAGAGQPGRPSLRKAESTRARGSAPPRAGLSAQSKASSASLSERLDTAAGLPRASSVISTAEGSVRRTSIHELLSKDSRQPVLVDPAPARPQSEYSDPALPKSASMPCRVEEPEPSSLQAFLGPSFTVDSIFLDSIFSEPAVTGGARNQAILSLNTSLVSSISGPPHKAKRSDEAEAEPSEDGQSLWYEYGCV, encoded by the exons ATGAGGTTGTGGGAGACCA TGTTTCCTGTCCCTGCGCAGGCCGGTCTCTCAGCGTCCGGAGCGGTGTCCAGAGAGCGTGTGAAGAGCCGGGGCATCCTGCGCTCGTCCAGCGGTAAGGCCTCAGCAGGAGCCGGTCAGCCGGGCCGCCCCAGCCTGCGCAAGGCCGAGAGCACCCGGGCCAGAGGGTCGGCGCCGCCCCGAGCCGGTCTGTCTGCGCAGAGCAAGGCCTCGTCGGCGTCGCTGTCGGAGCGTCTGGACACGGCCGCCGGGCTGCCCCGCGCCAGCAGCGTCATCTCCACGGCCGAGGGCTCGGTGCGCCGCACCAGCATCCACGAGCTGCTCTCCAAGGACAGCCGTCAGCCCGTGCTGGTGGACCCGGCGCCCGCACGCCCCCAGAGTGAGTACAGTGACCCAGCCCTGCCCAAGTCCGCTAGCATGCCCTGCCGCGTAGAGGAGCCCGAGCCGTCCAGCCTGCAGGCCTTTCTAGGTCCCTCCTTCACCGTAGACTCCATCTTTCTGGACTCCATCTTTAGCGAGCCTGCGGTGACGGGCGGTGCTAGAAACCAGGCCATCCTGTCGCTCAACACGTCCCTCGTTAGTAGCATTAGCGGCCCTCCCCATAAGGCCAAGCGCTCAGACGAGGCCGAGGCCGAGCCCTCGGAGGACGGCCAGTCGCTGTGGTACGAGTACGGCTGCGTGTGA
- the ccdc88ab gene encoding girdin, with amino-acid sequence MDKMEQEVFTPLLEDFLLSPLVCWVKTVSPLGSDGSPLSEFMTLVDGVYLNDIMTEINPNSGVQRAHRKVNADPTLRVQNLSILVQQIKSCYQETLQQLVVMSLPDVLVLGRTPLSEQGLEEMRKILLLLLGCAVQCNRKEEYIDRIQMLDFDTQAAIAAHIQEVTHNQENVFDLQCVEESESVPHDKDAVFRQMTFNLKRLVDERDQHAEMVVSLALERDSGLSSLLTAPSPGESPSMRRTESVQHLSVELADAKARIRRLRQELEEKTEQLLDCRQELEHMESEVKRLQQENLQLLCDARSLRAYRDELDALREKAVRVDKLESEVSRYKEKLHDIEFYRTRVEELKEDNQVLLETKSMLEDQLESFRARSDKHHELEKENLQIKNKIHDMEMERDMDRKRMEELLEENLTLAVAQKQSMNESLHLGWELEQLSKTTPELTEVPQKSLGHEVSDLTSSQLLKLEKENQMLLRSVEELKASGESSSRLRLEKDNHKLSQQLEQLQAELSADRESLRSSESLSADLLKEKAQLEKTLETLQQNSDRQVKGLEQENDHLNQTIASLRQRSQVSAEARVKDIEKENRVLHESIKETSSKLNKMEFERKQLRKDLEHYKEKGERAEELEMEVHRLEREKESLQKRLAALAITCGKVEVLEKENAELEAESRKLKKAADGLRNVSYQLEVLEKENAQLDEENLELRRMVESLRSSGAKAVQLELENKELESERTQLKKSLELLKATSKKNERLEVSYQSLDVENQRLQKALENSSRKIQQLEGELQDAELENQSLQQSLEELKISSKGLEQLAQENAGLEQENAQLEKDKKQLDKENKRLRQQAEIKDSKLDEDHLRISQLEKENRSLGKEVSALKDMCGRVKDLEKDNKELVKQATIDKKTLVTLREELVNEKLKCQQINNDLEKLTHELEKIGLNKEGLLGDEESSDDRFKLLECKLESTLRSSLEIKAEKIAALEARLQESSNLNQQLRQELKTVKKNYEALRQRQEEECSAQSSPARGREDAQSVRKWEKESQEATRELLRVKDRLIEVERNNATLQAEKQALRTQLKQLESQSSNLQAQILALQRQTASLQENNTTLQTQNAKLQVENSTLNSQSAALMSQNAQLQTQQSGTESERDVAIREKEELRTVYDLLLHDHEKLSALHERQAAEYEDLIGKHGELKSGHKSLELQHRGLENRYNQLLKQKTELEQLERELTAEREKMISDSRSHQDTAAQYQRLSEEHHTLSSTYQQLLKDNELLQTDHKTLKSQLNTARLEQTRLEAEFSKLKEQYQQLDITSTKLTNQCELLSQLKGNLEEENRHLLDQIQTLMLQNRTLLEQTMESKDLFHVEQRQYIDKLNELRRQKEKLEEKIMDQYKFYDPSPPRRRGNWITLKMRKLIKPKSRERMRSLTQTPPRSESSEGFLTLPHPDSQDSSSVGSGSNSLEDTLTLRSSRKRVEKSQTQASSNALKKLPFMRNRSKEKDRVKAVYRRSMSMNDLLQTMAVSEGQWSSSTDHLEAPDEAIGAQHVKEFGSLDYAGLCLTRGRSDTGAAVSSEDVTQLSEEERAQGVMNECGSLTARAGLWTVRREQRGRSTGSVSLDSPARSSALEGKRRARSTVVLSRFKELYVIPAEE; translated from the exons AAACCCCAACAGCGGCGTCCAGAGAGCCCACAGGAAGGTCAACGCTGACCCGACGCTGCGTGTCCAGAACCTGTCCATCCTCGTGCAGCAGATCAAGTCCTGCTATCAG GAGACGCTGCAGCAGCTGGtggtgatgtcacttcctgacGTGCTGGTGCTGGGCCGGACCCCTCTGAGCG agCAAGGACTGGAGGAGATGAGGAAgatcctgctgctgctgctgggctGTGCTGTACAG tgtaaCAGGAAGGAGGAATACATCGACCGGATCCAGATGCTGGACTTTGACACACAGGCAGCCATCGCCGCTCACATTCAGGAG gtgacCCATAATCAGGAGAACGTGTTTGACCTTCAGTGTGTGGAGGAGAGTGAGTCTGTCCCACACGATAAAGACGCTGTCTTCAGACAGATGACCTTTAACCTCAAACGCCTCGTCGACGAGAGAGACCAACACGCtgag atggtGGTGTCTCTGGCTCTGGAGCGGGACAGTGGGCTCAGCTCTCTCCTGACCGCCCCGTCTCCCGGCGAGTCTCCCAGTATGAGGCGTACAGAGAGTGTGCAGCATCTGTCGGTGGAGCTGGCTGACGCTAAAGCCAGGATCAGACGCCTGCGGCAGGAGCT agagGAGAAGACCGAGCAGCTGCTGGACTGCAGACAGGAGCTGGAGCACATGGAGTCAGAGGTCAAGAGACTGCAGCAGGAA AACCTGCAGTTGCTGTGTGATGCGCGGTCACTGCGGGCGTATCGTGACGAGCTGGACGCTCTCCGAGAGAAGGCCGTCAGGGTGGACAAACTGGAGAGTGAAGTGAGCCGCTACAAAGAGAAGCTCCATGACATTGAGTTCTACAGGACCAGAGTGGAG GAACTGAAGGAGGACAATCAGGTTCTGCTGGAGACCAAGAGCATGCTGGAGGATCAGCTGGAGTCATTCAGAGCTCGATCTGATAAACATCATGAGCTGGAGAAGGAAAATCTGCAGATTAAAAACAAGATCCATGACATGGAGATG GAGCGAGACATGGACAGGAAGCGCATGGAGGAGCTGCTGGAGGAGAACCTGACCCTAGCGGTGGCCCAGAAACAGAGCATGAACGAGTCTCTTCATCTGGGCTGGGAACTGGAGCAGCTCTCCAAAACCACTCCTGAACTCACTGAAG TGCCGCAGAAGTCTCTGGGTCACGAGGTGAGCGACCTGACGTCCAGTCAGCTGCTGAAGCTGGAGAAGGAGAATCAGATGCTGCTGAGGAGCGTGGAGGAGCTGAAGGCCTCCGGCGAGAGCAGCTCACGCCTCCGACTGGAGAAAGACAACCACAAACTCAGCCAGCAG CTGGAGCAGCTGCAGGCGGAGCTGAGCGCAGACAGGGAGAGTCTGCGCAGCTCTGAGAGTCTGAGCGCAGACCTGCTGAAGGAGAAGGCTCAGCTGGAGAAGACTCTGGAGACGCTCCAGCAGAACTCTGACCGACAG GTGAAGGGTCTGGAGCAGGAGAACGATCATCTGAACCAGACCATCGCCTCGCTCAGACAGCGCTCTCAGGTCAGCGCCGAGGCCCGCGTCAAAGACATCGAGAAAGAAAACCGCGTGCTGCACGAGTCCATCAAAGAGACCAGCAGCAAGCTCAACAAGATGGAGTTTGAGCGCAAACAACTCCGCAAAGACCTGGAGCACTacaaagaaaaaggagaaagagCCGAGGAGCTGGAGATGGAGGTGCATCGACTGGAGCGAGAGAAGGAGAGCCTGCAGAAGCGTCTCGCTGCTTTGGCCATCACCTGTGGGAAGGTGGAGGTGCTGGAGAAGGAGAACGCAGAGCTGGAAGCGGAGAGCAGGAAGCTGAAGAAAGCAGCGGACGGTCTGAGGAACGTCTCTTATCAGCTAGAGGTCCTGGAGAAGGAAAACGCTCAGCTGGACGAAGAGAACCTGGAGCTCCGGCGCATGGTGGAGTCTTTACGGTCCTCCGGAGCGAAGGCTGTCCAGCTGGAGCTGGAGAACAAAGAGCTGGAGAGCGAGAGAACTCAACTTAAAAAAAGCCTCGAGCTGCTGAAGGCTACGTCCAAAAAAAACGAGCGTCTGGAAGTCAGTTACCAAAGCCTAGATGTGGAGAACCAGCGGCTCCAGAAAGCCCTGGAGAACAGCAGCCGCAAGATTCAGCAACTGGAGGGAGAGCTTCAGGACGCAGAGCTGGAGAACCAGAGCCTGCAGCAGAGCCTGGAGGAGCTAAAGATCTCCAGCAAGGGTCTGGAGCAGCTGGCACAGGAGAACGCCGGCCTGGAGCAGGAGAACGCCCAGCTGGAGAAGGACAAGAAGCAGCTGGACAAGGAGAACAAACGGCTGCGGCAGCAGGCTGAAATCAAGGACTCCAAGCTCGATGAAGATCACCTGCGCATCTCACAGCTCGAGAAGGAGAATCGCTCGCTGGGCAAGGAGGTCTCTGCTCTCAAAGACATGTGTGGACGCGTGAAAGACCTAGAGAAGGACAATAAAGAACTGGTCAAACAAGCCACCATAGACAAGAAGACCCTGGTCACTCTGAGAGAG GAGCTGGTCAATGAAAAACTAAAGTGCCAGCAGATTAACAATGATCTGGAGAAGCTGACCCATGAGCTTGAGAAGATCGGCCTCAATAAAGAGGGGCTTCTGGGTGATGAAGAGAGCTCTGATGACAG GTTTAAGCTTCTAGAGTGTAAGCTGGAGTCCACTCTGAGGTCGTCTCTGGAGATCAAAGCGGAGAAGATCGCTGCTCTGGAGGCCCGACTGCAGGAGTCCTCCAACCTCAACCAGCAGCTGCGGCAGGAGCTCAAAACG GTGAAGAAGAACTACGAGGCTCTGCGGCAGCGGCAGGAGGAGGAGTGTTCGGCTCAGAGCTCGCCCGCTCGAGGACGGGAGGACGCTCAGAGCGTCAGGAAATGGGAGAAGGAGAGTCAGGAGGCCACACGAGAGCTTCTGAGGGTCAAAGACCGGCTCATAGAGGTGGAGAGAAAC AACGCCACTCTCCAAGCAGAGAAGCAGGCTCTCCGCACACAGCTGAAGCAGCTGGAGTCCCAGAGCAGTAATCTACAGGCGCAGATATTAGCTCTTCAGAGACAGACCGCGTCTCTCCAGGAGAACAACACCACGCTACAGACACAGAACGCCAAACTACAG GTGGAGAACTCGACGCTGAACTCTCAGAGCGCCGCGCTCATGTCCCAGAATGCTCAGCTGCAGACCCAGCAGTCGGGcacagagagcgagagggaCGTGGCCATTCGAGAGAAGGAGGAACTGCGCACGGTCTACGATCTGCTGCTCCACGACCACGAGAAGCTGTCAGCGCTGCACGAGAGGCAGGCGGCCGAGTACGAGGACCTGATCGGCAAACACGGAGAGCTGAAGAGCGGCCACAAGAGCCTGGAGCTGCAGCACCGCGGCCTGGAGAACAG gtaCAACCAGCTGCTGAAGCAGAAGACCGAGCTGGAGCAGCTGGAGAGAGAGCTCACAGCAGAGCGGGAGAAGATGATCTCTGACAGCCGGAGTCACCAGGACACGGCCGCGCAGTACCAGAGACTGAGCGAGGAGCACCACAC gctcAGCTCCACCTACCAGCAGCTCCTGAAGGACAACGAGCTCCTGCAGACGGATCACAAGACCCTGAAGAGTCAGCTGAACACGGCCCGTCTGGAGCAGACGCGTCTGGAGGCAGAGTTCTCCAAACTCAAGGAGCAGTACCAGCAGCTGGACATCACCTCCACCAAACTCACCAACCAGTGCGAG TTGTTAAGTCAGCTGAAGGGGAACCTAGAGGAGGAGAACCGGCACTTGCTGGATCAGATCCAGACCCTCATGCTGCAGAACCGGACCCTGCTGGAGCAGACCATGGAGAGCAAAGACCTGTTCCACGTCGAGCAGAGACAATACAT TGATAAACTCAATGAGCTgaggagacagaaagagaaactgGAGGAGAAGATTATGGATCAGTATAAGTTTTATGACCCGTCTCCTCCGCGACG GAGGGGCAACTGGATCACGCTGAAGATGAGGAAGCTGATCAAGCCGAAGAGTCGCGAGCGCATGCGTTCTCTCACACAGACCCCGCCCCGCTCCGAGTCCAGCGAAGGCTTCCTCACCCTGCCTCATCCGGACAGTCAGGACAGCTCGTCCGTGGGCTCGGGGTCTAACTCTCTGGAGGACACGCTGACCCTCCGCAGCAGCA GGAAGAGAGTTGAGAAAAGCCAAACGCAGGCTTCCTCTAACG CGCTGAAAAAGCTTCCGTTCATGAGGAACCGATCCAAGGAGAAAGACCGAGTGAAGGCCGTCTACCGCCGCTCTATGT ccATGAACGACCTGCTGCAGACGATGGCTGTGTCCGAGGGCCAGTGGTCCAGCAGCACAGATCATCTGGAGGCTCCAGACGAGGCCATCGGGGCCCAGCATGTGAAGGAGTTCGGGTCCCTGGACTACGCCGGGCTGTGTCTGACCCGGGGCCGCTCCGATACAG GAGCAGCCGTGTCCAGTGAAGACGTCACGCAGCTGTCGGAGGAGGAGCGAGCTCAGG gtgtgaTGAATGAGTGCGGCAGCCTCACAGCGAGAGCCGGCCTCTGGACAGTCCGGCGAGAGCAGCGAGGGCGATCCACAGGCAGTGTGAGTCTGGACAGTCCGGCGAGGAGCAGCGCTCTGGAGGGCAAACGCAGGGCTAGATCCACAG TGGTGCTCAGCAGGTTCAAAGAGCTCTACGTGATCCCAGCCGAGGAATAA
- the prorsd1 gene encoding prolyl-tRNA synthetase associated domain-containing protein 1: MRTWLYSDQSQPSAARLDQSQPSALSPHESVRELFLLSMASVELRKSLEELLQRLDIDTICVEHPEVFTVEQMMPHLSHLSGMATKNLFLKDKKKKRLWLLSVRHDRELNLSEVSRRLGLGAGNLRLADEAVMLDALQVGQGCASALALFCDTDRSVTAVLDRDLTHGEHQRLYFHPMTNSASLGLRPDDLLRFLTETGHPPVILSFD; the protein is encoded by the exons ATGAGGACGTGGCTGTACTCTGACCAATCACAGCCGTCTGCTGCGAGGCTGGACCAATCACAGCCCAGTGCGCTGTCACCACACGAGTCGGTTAGAGAGCTGTTCTTGCTTTCGATGGCGTCTGTGGAGCTCAGGAAGAGTCTGGAGGAGCTTCTCCAGCGACTCGATATCGACACGATCTGCGTCGAGCATCCCGAG gTGTTCACGGTGGAGCAGATGATGCCACACCTGTCTCACCTGAGCGGCATGGCCACTAAGAACCTGTTCCTGAAGGACAAGAAGAAGAAGCGCCTGTGGCTGCTGAGCGTGCGTCACGACCGCGAGCTGAACCTGAGCGAGGTGTCCAGACGTCTGGGGCTGGGAGCGGGGAACCTGCGTCTGGCAGACGAGGCCGTGATGCTGGACGCGCTGCAGGTGGGTCAGGGCTGCGCCTCGGCCCTCGCGCTCTTCTGTGACACCGACCGCAGCGTGACGGCCGTGCTGGACCGAGACCTGACCCACGGCGAGCACCAGCGCCTCTACTTCCACCCCATGACCAACAGCGCCAGCCTGGGCCTGAGACCGGACGACCTGCTGCGCTTCCTGACCGAGACCGGACACCCGCCCGTCATCCTGAGCTTCGACTGA